The Bradyrhizobium sp. WBAH42 genome includes a window with the following:
- a CDS encoding family 16 glycosylhydrolase, protein MLVFADEFDRDSLDRTKWATRYIYQNETLDHFNDEKQRYRDNNNHILSAGVLDLVARQVADGSYESGMIRSRQTFYYGYFEARVFLPKGRGIWPAFWLVGDYDRDGRTWHPPELDIFEFVINGKDDTEKMLHSGPQKPALDTFNFVDDTFETRHGEMRSSAPLNEGWHVAGLVWTPTEITFFWDGRPIYSRPYRWLRKDGHLGPPAQVVLNFAVGGGWAGRYGIEDRAFPQSFKIDYVRVCQFTSSDGGKSRCGDSELTPDPTRYGYSSDIGDMQKPVLLAPDLILGASTSDSQVLTEPNGHREIRLHLPIQFPPSYPTHNRTLQVSITDQLTGARESTVTAALHVAQDEGSNGTRMFDVVLPAPKRPGTFVIKGQIAAALKENGSQVVYNVPLTCSTGIVQPVKSLTCDLTLLKN, encoded by the coding sequence ATGCTCGTGTTTGCGGATGAGTTCGACCGTGACAGTTTGGACCGTACCAAATGGGCCACCAGATACATCTATCAGAACGAGACGTTGGATCATTTCAACGACGAGAAGCAACGGTACCGGGACAACAACAACCACATCCTCTCCGCAGGAGTGCTGGATCTGGTGGCGCGGCAAGTCGCCGACGGCTCGTATGAGTCCGGAATGATTCGAAGCCGCCAGACGTTCTACTATGGTTACTTCGAAGCTCGGGTATTTCTGCCAAAAGGACGTGGAATCTGGCCGGCCTTCTGGTTGGTCGGAGATTATGATCGGGACGGGCGGACGTGGCATCCACCGGAACTTGATATCTTCGAATTTGTGATAAATGGCAAAGATGACACGGAAAAGATGCTGCACTCGGGGCCACAGAAGCCAGCTTTAGATACATTCAACTTTGTCGACGACACATTTGAGACCAGGCACGGGGAAATGCGAAGTTCTGCCCCCCTGAATGAAGGGTGGCATGTGGCGGGGTTGGTCTGGACTCCAACAGAAATTACTTTCTTTTGGGATGGTCGCCCGATTTATAGCCGTCCCTATAGGTGGTTACGCAAAGATGGACATTTAGGACCGCCGGCTCAAGTCGTTCTGAATTTCGCTGTTGGCGGAGGTTGGGCTGGCCGGTATGGAATCGAAGATCGGGCGTTCCCGCAATCTTTCAAGATTGATTACGTTCGCGTGTGCCAATTCACTAGCTCCGACGGAGGCAAAAGTCGATGCGGTGATAGCGAGTTGACGCCGGACCCAACTCGTTACGGATACTCTTCTGACATTGGAGATATGCAAAAGCCCGTGCTTCTTGCTCCGGACCTGATCCTAGGCGCATCAACAAGCGATAGCCAGGTTCTCACGGAGCCAAATGGACATAGAGAGATACGGCTGCACCTGCCAATCCAATTTCCGCCTTCCTACCCGACTCACAATCGAACCCTTCAGGTTTCAATCACGGATCAGTTGACTGGAGCGCGTGAATCGACCGTGACAGCAGCCCTTCACGTTGCTCAAGACGAAGGGTCAAATGGGACGCGGATGTTTGATGTTGTTCTTCCGGCGCCCAAGCGCCCTGGCACCTTTGTCATAAAAGGGCAGATTGCAGCCGCCTTAAAGGAGAACGGATCGCAAGTTGTATATAACGTGCCACTTACATGTTCGACCGGTATTGTGCAGCCAGTCAAATCTTTAACCTGTGATCTTACTTTACTGAAAAACTAG
- a CDS encoding undecaprenyl-phosphate glucose phosphotransferase, which yields MTILSTRPVPVPDSRTEISVVEPAGFTAAGFAPSWLRPVVAERLMMVVDATLIVVSGIGCAVGYLLATAGVVGKAEVYAAASILVAINFVLLTIVQQGYQIKTITDRPRTFRMTLTTWTGLFGALLAIAFTMKVSEGFSRGATISFYLVGLFLLLAWKTVAARWTAHALRSGAFANGRAIMIAEFGLATSSNAVDDLGQHGYRLMRLMEIPAKKLASPLLLSSLAPRFEELINYAREHRIEHVFLLINWSRQHAIDSILDALKILPVPVHLMPDPNTARFLRYPLSGTGNTFTAELRRAPLTYRERALKRALDLSGASVALFVFAPVMLVTALLIKLTSPGPVFFRQTRHGFGGRAFRIFKFRTMRVLEDGPTIVQAQKNDPRVTPIGKWLRKTSIDELPQLLNVLKGDMSLVGPRPHAAAHNTEYEQIIGNYAFRHHVKPGITGWAQVNGYRGETRTLELMQKRVEYDLWYINNWSIWLDLSILVRTALISFGQPTAY from the coding sequence ATGACGATTCTTTCTACTCGGCCGGTACCCGTCCCTGATTCTAGAACGGAAATTAGCGTGGTCGAGCCAGCTGGATTCACAGCTGCAGGCTTTGCACCTAGCTGGCTACGTCCTGTAGTTGCTGAACGCTTAATGATGGTGGTCGATGCGACGCTGATCGTGGTCAGCGGGATTGGCTGCGCGGTCGGCTATCTCTTGGCGACCGCGGGTGTCGTCGGGAAGGCCGAAGTCTATGCGGCGGCTAGCATTCTGGTTGCCATTAATTTCGTCCTTCTCACTATTGTGCAGCAGGGCTACCAAATCAAAACAATCACCGACCGCCCGCGCACGTTCCGGATGACGCTGACGACCTGGACCGGCCTGTTTGGCGCGTTGCTTGCTATCGCCTTCACAATGAAGGTCAGCGAGGGCTTCTCCCGCGGCGCCACGATCTCGTTCTATCTCGTCGGCCTTTTCCTGCTGCTCGCCTGGAAGACAGTGGCGGCGCGCTGGACTGCGCATGCCTTGCGCAGCGGTGCCTTCGCCAATGGCCGCGCGATCATGATCGCCGAGTTCGGCCTTGCCACCTCTTCCAACGCGGTCGACGATCTCGGCCAGCACGGCTACCGCCTGATGCGCCTGATGGAGATCCCGGCTAAGAAGCTCGCCTCGCCGCTGCTGCTGTCCTCGCTGGCGCCGCGCTTCGAGGAGCTGATCAACTACGCGCGCGAGCACCGGATCGAGCACGTCTTCCTCCTGATCAACTGGAGCCGGCAGCATGCGATCGACAGCATCCTGGACGCGCTGAAGATCCTTCCCGTGCCGGTGCATCTGATGCCGGACCCCAACACGGCGCGTTTCCTGCGCTATCCGCTTTCCGGTACTGGCAACACCTTCACCGCCGAGCTGCGCCGCGCCCCGCTCACTTACCGCGAACGCGCGCTCAAGCGCGCGCTGGACCTTTCCGGTGCGAGCGTTGCGCTGTTCGTGTTTGCGCCGGTGATGCTGGTGACCGCGCTGCTGATCAAGCTGACCTCGCCGGGCCCGGTGTTCTTCCGCCAGACCCGCCACGGCTTCGGCGGGCGCGCATTCAGGATCTTCAAGTTCCGCACTATGCGCGTGCTCGAGGACGGCCCGACGATCGTGCAGGCGCAGAAGAACGACCCGCGCGTCACGCCGATCGGCAAATGGCTGCGCAAGACCTCGATCGACGAGCTGCCGCAGCTCCTCAACGTGCTCAAGGGCGACATGTCGCTGGTCGGCCCCCGCCCGCACGCGGCCGCTCACAACACCGAATATGAGCAGATCATCGGCAACTACGCCTTCCGCCACCACGTCAAGCCCGGCATCACCGGCTGGGCCCAGGTTAATGGTTACCGCGGAGAAACCCGCACACTCGAGCTGATGCAGAAGCGAGTAGAGTATGACCTTTGGTACATTAATAATTGGAGTATTTGGCTAGATCTCTCAATCCTGGTGAGAACTGCCTTAATTAGTTTTGGCCAGCCGACCGCATACTGA
- a CDS encoding glycosyltransferase, giving the protein MSRISISIIITNYNYERYVGQAIESALHQTRPADEIIVLDDGSTDGSRRVISSYGDRITPIFQANEGIKSISNTGYGHSNGTLIIYLDADDVLYPNALEHVEKMYSPGVAKIQFDLDVIDQNGSFLGRRYCNFPRPISAAETAAYFERFGTYTWPVTSGNAYSRSFLEEVMPLTPPVSHDGALNTIAPLYGRVETIIEPLGQYRLHNRNISRINDTGQINIVPDFASRIRIRKLEFDMLRDHARRIGKPLPQNDLLDHELVFVNYRIMARKLEHEDGTDADRSLMGLWWKAILVIWHGPYGYGAAIKHLVWVCSLTPLPNRLARLLIHARYSRARPLSNLRKLLSFARLSTSP; this is encoded by the coding sequence TTGTCAAGAATTTCAATTAGCATCATAATTACGAACTACAATTATGAACGCTACGTTGGTCAAGCGATTGAGAGCGCTCTTCACCAGACGCGCCCCGCTGACGAGATCATCGTGTTAGACGACGGTTCAACAGACGGATCCCGCCGGGTTATTTCCTCTTATGGAGATCGGATAACGCCTATTTTTCAGGCGAACGAAGGTATCAAGTCGATTTCGAACACTGGCTACGGCCACTCGAATGGAACGCTGATCATCTATCTCGACGCAGATGACGTCCTGTACCCAAATGCCCTCGAGCATGTTGAGAAAATGTATAGTCCCGGGGTCGCAAAAATTCAATTCGATCTCGATGTGATCGATCAAAATGGCTCATTTCTGGGCCGGCGCTACTGCAATTTCCCGAGACCAATAAGCGCGGCGGAGACCGCCGCATACTTTGAACGATTTGGCACCTACACTTGGCCCGTCACGTCCGGAAACGCCTACTCTCGATCGTTTCTGGAAGAAGTGATGCCACTCACCCCACCAGTTTCCCACGATGGCGCACTCAACACGATCGCGCCACTCTATGGACGGGTTGAGACAATCATCGAGCCACTTGGCCAATATCGGCTTCACAATCGCAATATCAGTCGAATCAACGACACTGGGCAGATCAACATCGTTCCAGATTTTGCGTCGCGCATACGAATCAGGAAGCTGGAATTTGACATGCTGCGCGACCACGCGCGCCGGATCGGAAAGCCGCTGCCACAGAACGATTTGCTCGATCATGAACTGGTGTTCGTGAACTACCGTATTATGGCCCGGAAGCTAGAGCACGAAGATGGGACAGACGCAGATCGCTCTCTTATGGGGCTTTGGTGGAAGGCGATTCTAGTAATATGGCACGGCCCATATGGATACGGGGCCGCCATAAAGCATTTGGTTTGGGTCTGCTCACTGACGCCCCTCCCCAACCGTTTAGCGCGACTCCTGATCCATGCGCGCTACAGTCGAGCCCGCCCGCTTTCAAATCTTCGCAAGCTTCTCAGCTTTGCCCGCCTGTCAACCTCGCCCTGA